CCATGTCTGGTACTGGCAGGATCGGGAGATGGCCCGGGTCGATTTGCCGGTGCGCAGCAGTAACTGGCGCACCTGGTCGTCCAAGCGCATTTTGCCCGAGTGGACTGGGCCGTGGCGCGTTGTCGTTGAGGACGCCGCCGGCAAAGTTGTCGCGGAGAAGGTGTTTCGTGTCGAAGCCCCTTGAGGAAACCGTCTTTTCGACCGAGGATATCCTGGCGATCGAGGTTGCCGTACCCGAAGGGCACCGGCATCTGCGCGCCCGGCTGACCCTTGCCGACGGCCGGGTGCTGGTGCTGCAGGAGGCGACCCTGGCTGCGCTGGCCCGGGCCTGGGTTGACATCAAGGCCGATCCCCTGCGGCGATCGTGCCGCCTGGTTGGTCGCCATCTGGCCGAGGGCGAGGGAAAACCTGGCTATGCCCGCTGGCAGCTGCGGGAGGAAGAGTAACAGGAGTGTTGTCGCACCTGATATGTTCCCGCCTGTGCGGGTCGGTCAACAAGCTACCGGCCTGTTTGGGTGAAGTCATTTGGTGTGACAATCCATGCACAAGGCGCTGCCGACGTTGCTCATGACCAAAAAGGGAGGGTAGGTCGGGTCGTGAACATCGTGGCAGGAGCTGCACCACATCGCATCTTTGGTGGCGCCAAAGTTGACCCGGGCCACCAATGGCATTTTTAAATCTTTGTCGAGTGTGGCGTCGAAGCGGAATCCGACGGGATGATCATTGGATAGATCTGTTCCTATGTCTGCCGCTGTCCTCTGAAGGGGTTTCAGGTAGCTGTATTCAGTCGAATCCGCCAGGGAGCCGTCGTGGCAGCTGAGGCACAGGGGTGCATCGGACGGCATGGTGTTGATGTAGGTCAGGTCGGTGGTGTGATCCATGGTTGCGCTGTTGTAAACCTTGGTCACATTTCTTGGGACACGGCCGAAACCTGAACTTCCTGGAAGCCAGTGATGGGCTCCTCCATGACAGGCCCGGCAAATGTCGGTCAGCCCCGGGATGACACCCGTAAGATCATGTTTTGAGTTGGCGATTTTCAGGGCGAATACAGGAACCGGTTCCCCCAAAAACAGAGCCAGAATTGCAATGGTTGTGAGGAAAAAGGCTGTACGCTTAAGGAAGGCAACGGTGCCTGAAATCATGATCCCCCCTCCTGTGTCGGTCTCGTGATTTGGCGTAAGGCTGTTGGTTAAATAGCAGTTTTTTGGCTGTCCGACCGTATCTTTTTTGTCGGAAAAACTGCCATAGCAGATGTTCGCACGGAATTCACTGCAAGGTGTGTTCCTCTTTGCTTTCCTGGTTAATCAACTGTGCCTTTTGCCGTAATTGCTCCAGCGTGGCAGGACTGATCGGATGGGTTTTCAGGTATTCAGGGGTTAGTACCTGCCAGTGGCTTAAACGCTGTAACAGGATGTCGGTCACCCAGATAGCCCC
This is a stretch of genomic DNA from Gammaproteobacteria bacterium. It encodes these proteins:
- a CDS encoding DUF2914 domain-containing protein, producing HVWYWQDREMARVDLPVRSSNWRTWSSKRILPEWTGPWRVVVEDAAGKVVAEKVFRVEAP